In the Gossypium raimondii isolate GPD5lz chromosome 9, ASM2569854v1, whole genome shotgun sequence genome, one interval contains:
- the LOC105799468 gene encoding protein IQ-DOMAIN 12 isoform X2 — translation MGKKRCWFSWVKKIFASDAKPKPEKKSRRWKWIFRRLKLKQYHPALPPLQKSLCEAREEQRNHALNVAIATAAAAEAAIAAAQAAAEVVRLTAASNPSHHFTTIDRNLAALNIQTAFRAHLARKALRALKGVVKLQAIVRGRAVRRQALINRKCLQSGTNMYPKVKEKSTSPTRVICQDSRRKQSLMNKDELQDKDIKYACNSERSWNDSVLSKQDIEVKFLRSQEAMAKRERMKKYSYSHRERLNTRMLDELVHVKEAKAEANERDRVMISKLDVPSNLSTWEINGPPHVRHRKLKKQQDTLNGMNSPFSFPRRSFSRTQQSAAGDEGSIPNSPVFPSYMGATECAKAKARSRSTPRQRVGFWDSCFDNSGAYKGGLSLWSTFEGEPFSIEENCCLPMNPHIGYMTSTFVK, via the exons ATGGGAAAGAAAAGGTGCTGGTTTAGTTGGGTGAAGAAGATATTCGCTTCTGATGCGAAACCAAAACCGGAAAAG AAATCAAGGAGGTGGAAATGGATTTTTAGAAGACTGAAACTAAAGCAATACCACCCTGCACTTCCCCCACTTCAAAAATCATTGTGTGAAGCAAGGGAAGAGCAAAGAAATCATGCTTTAAACGTAGCCATTGCAACAGCTGCCGCAGCGGAGGCTGCAATTGCTGCCGCCCAAGCAGCGGCTGAGGTTGTTCGTCTCACAGCTGCCTCTAACCCTTCTCATCATTTCACTACAATCGACAGAAACTTGGCTGCTCTTAATATCCAAACTGCTTTTCGGGCACACCTG GCAAGGAAAGCACTGAGGGCATTGAAGGGAGTAGTGAAACTCCAAGCTATTGTTCGAGGCCGAGCTGTGAGGCGTCAGGCACTGATTAACCGGAAGTGCTTACAGTCTGGTACAAATATGTACCCAAAGGTGAAGGAGAAGAGTACTTCTCCAACTAGAGTAATTTGTCAAGACAGCAGGAGAAAACAGAGTCTCATGAACAAAGATGAATTGCAGGACAAAGACATTAAA TATGCATGCAATAGTGAAAGGAGCTGGAATGACAGTGTGCTTTCTAAACAAGACATTGAAGTCAAATTTTTAAGAAGCCAGGAGGCAATGGCCAAAAGAGAGCGTATGAAGAAATACTCCTACTCCCATCGG GAGAGGCTAAATACTCGTATGCTTGATGAATTGGTGCACGTCAAAGAAGCTAAAGCTGAGGCAAATGAAAGGGATAGAGTGATGATTTCGAAACTGGATGTGCCTTCAAATTTGAGTACATGGGAAATAAATGGTCCACCTCATGTTAgacatagaaaattaaaaaagcaGCAAGATACACTAAATGGAATGAATTCGCCCTTTTCATTTCCAAGAAGATCATTTAGTCGTACGCAGCAGAGTGCAGCCGGGGATGAAGGTTCCATCCCCAATTCGCCAGTTTTTCCTAGTTATATGGGAGCAACAGAATGTGCAAAAGCAAAGGCAAGGTCAAGGAGCACGCCAAGGCAACGGGTAGGATTTTGGGATAGTTGCTTTGATAATAGTGGGGCATACAAGGGTGGACTTTCTTTGTGGTCCACTTTTGAGGGTGAACCATTCAGCATCGAAGAGAATTGTTGTCTTCCTATGAATCCACACATTGGTTATATGACATCAAcatttgtaaaatga
- the LOC105799468 gene encoding protein IQ-DOMAIN 12 isoform X1, which produces MGKKRCWFSWVKKIFASDAKPKPEKKSRRWKWIFRRLKLKQYHPALPPLQKSLCEAREEQRNHALNVAIATAAAAEAAIAAAQAAAEVVRLTAASNPSHHFTTIDRNLAALNIQTAFRAHLARKALRALKGVVKLQAIVRGRAVRRQALINRKCLQSGTNMYPKVKEKSTSPTRVICQDSRRKQSLMNKDELQDKDIKGQYACNSERSWNDSVLSKQDIEVKFLRSQEAMAKRERMKKYSYSHRERLNTRMLDELVHVKEAKAEANERDRVMISKLDVPSNLSTWEINGPPHVRHRKLKKQQDTLNGMNSPFSFPRRSFSRTQQSAAGDEGSIPNSPVFPSYMGATECAKAKARSRSTPRQRVGFWDSCFDNSGAYKGGLSLWSTFEGEPFSIEENCCLPMNPHIGYMTSTFVK; this is translated from the exons ATGGGAAAGAAAAGGTGCTGGTTTAGTTGGGTGAAGAAGATATTCGCTTCTGATGCGAAACCAAAACCGGAAAAG AAATCAAGGAGGTGGAAATGGATTTTTAGAAGACTGAAACTAAAGCAATACCACCCTGCACTTCCCCCACTTCAAAAATCATTGTGTGAAGCAAGGGAAGAGCAAAGAAATCATGCTTTAAACGTAGCCATTGCAACAGCTGCCGCAGCGGAGGCTGCAATTGCTGCCGCCCAAGCAGCGGCTGAGGTTGTTCGTCTCACAGCTGCCTCTAACCCTTCTCATCATTTCACTACAATCGACAGAAACTTGGCTGCTCTTAATATCCAAACTGCTTTTCGGGCACACCTG GCAAGGAAAGCACTGAGGGCATTGAAGGGAGTAGTGAAACTCCAAGCTATTGTTCGAGGCCGAGCTGTGAGGCGTCAGGCACTGATTAACCGGAAGTGCTTACAGTCTGGTACAAATATGTACCCAAAGGTGAAGGAGAAGAGTACTTCTCCAACTAGAGTAATTTGTCAAGACAGCAGGAGAAAACAGAGTCTCATGAACAAAGATGAATTGCAGGACAAAGACATTAAA GGGCAGTATGCATGCAATAGTGAAAGGAGCTGGAATGACAGTGTGCTTTCTAAACAAGACATTGAAGTCAAATTTTTAAGAAGCCAGGAGGCAATGGCCAAAAGAGAGCGTATGAAGAAATACTCCTACTCCCATCGG GAGAGGCTAAATACTCGTATGCTTGATGAATTGGTGCACGTCAAAGAAGCTAAAGCTGAGGCAAATGAAAGGGATAGAGTGATGATTTCGAAACTGGATGTGCCTTCAAATTTGAGTACATGGGAAATAAATGGTCCACCTCATGTTAgacatagaaaattaaaaaagcaGCAAGATACACTAAATGGAATGAATTCGCCCTTTTCATTTCCAAGAAGATCATTTAGTCGTACGCAGCAGAGTGCAGCCGGGGATGAAGGTTCCATCCCCAATTCGCCAGTTTTTCCTAGTTATATGGGAGCAACAGAATGTGCAAAAGCAAAGGCAAGGTCAAGGAGCACGCCAAGGCAACGGGTAGGATTTTGGGATAGTTGCTTTGATAATAGTGGGGCATACAAGGGTGGACTTTCTTTGTGGTCCACTTTTGAGGGTGAACCATTCAGCATCGAAGAGAATTGTTGTCTTCCTATGAATCCACACATTGGTTATATGACATCAAcatttgtaaaatga